Proteins from one Bactrocera neohumeralis isolate Rockhampton chromosome 3, APGP_CSIRO_Bneo_wtdbg2-racon-allhic-juicebox.fasta_v2, whole genome shotgun sequence genomic window:
- the LOC126752441 gene encoding 6-pyruvoyl tetrahydrobiopterin synthase yields the protein MSQPVAFLTRKETFSACHRLHSPHLSDAENAEVFGKCNHINGHGHNYTVEVTVRGPIDIRTGMVMNITELKTALDRVVFKDLDHKNLDLDVDFFKKTPSTTENVCVYIWDNVRQHLKRPELLYEVKIYETDKNSVSYRGPYNHNGYYQSMQMKRSAKTSCTNISSDSD from the exons ATGTCGCAACCTGTTGCATTCCTTACACGCAAAGAAACATTCAGCGCTTGCCATCGTTTACACAG cCCACATCTAAGTGACGCCGAAAATGCTGAAGTGTTTGGGAAGTGTAATCATATAAACGGACATGGGCACAATTACACAG ttGAGGTAACAGTGCGTGGACCTATTGACATACGCACAGGGATGGTAATGAATATTACTGAATTGAAGACTGCGTTAGACAGAGTTGTGTTCAAGGATTTGGATCATAAAAATTTGGACTTGGATGtagatttcttcaaaaaaact CCCAGTACTACGGAGAATGTCTGTGTTTACATTTGGGATAATGTGCGACAACATTTGAAACGTCCAGAACTTTTGTACGAAGTAAAGATCTATGAAACTGATAAAAATTCAGTTAGTTATCGTGGGCCATACAATCATAATGGCTATTACCAAAGCATGCAAATGAAACGCTCAGCTAAAACTTCTTGTACTAACATCTCTTCTGATTCTGACTAA